The proteins below are encoded in one region of Flavobacterium nackdongense:
- the rhuM gene encoding RhuM family protein produces the protein MVVQNEGKRQVKRKIKHYILDAIISVGCFVNSKRGSQFRQWASQGLKSYFCDYIIAG, from the coding sequence TTGGTAGTTCAAAATGAAGGAAAAAGACAAGTTAAAAGAAAAATTAAGCATTATATTCTTGATGCAATTATTTCAGTCGGTTGCTTTGTAAATTCCAAACGAGGTTCGCAATTTCGTCAATGGGCAAGTCAAGGTTTAAAATCGTATTTTTGCGACTATATCATAGCAGGATAA
- a CDS encoding DUF4407 domain-containing protein — MTRDYYELPKSSSVMRFLWKCAGGDRYLLERATYSDQIKYMCLGGIVFATGAMAGLAGGYAFYTIFSPKSANVLDKVVTVIDNPDLIPTDIPSVIMALIFGVIWGLIIFNIDRFIVTSTGKGDGTEKITKDEIIGAIPRIIMGMIIAITISKPIEIRMFQSEINIAVKAEQDSLKGVRIDQIQTNYEKSVSELKKNLGRIQTGIDDNEKLISEYENTLRIEISGDRPGYGDRAKNLERLKSIAENKLIELKNNSLYKSVSIDLRAAEVEKQKKIKNIDKELASLDGLLIRIRKAHQEAGWTITIFITLLFMAIELTPIFFKLMLTKTTYDYLAENRDELIKADYGIEVKYDYYKDKQGIEKHLTINHEAEKLIYEKIKVTEIQKELTDYAIQKYKEREKKKIDENLDTYIKSIDKNEQDV; from the coding sequence ATGACACGAGATTACTACGAATTACCAAAATCAAGTTCAGTAATGCGATTTCTATGGAAATGCGCAGGTGGAGATCGCTATCTTTTAGAAAGAGCAACGTATTCTGACCAAATTAAGTATATGTGTTTAGGAGGAATCGTTTTTGCAACAGGTGCTATGGCTGGTTTGGCTGGCGGATATGCTTTTTATACCATTTTTTCTCCTAAGTCTGCAAATGTATTAGATAAAGTCGTAACTGTAATTGATAATCCAGATTTAATCCCGACCGATATACCAAGTGTAATAATGGCATTAATTTTTGGTGTTATTTGGGGATTAATAATTTTTAATATAGACCGCTTCATTGTTACTAGTACAGGTAAAGGAGATGGCACTGAAAAAATCACAAAAGATGAAATAATAGGAGCTATTCCAAGAATCATTATGGGTATGATAATAGCAATTACGATTTCGAAACCAATTGAAATACGAATGTTTCAATCTGAAATCAATATTGCCGTAAAAGCAGAACAAGATAGTCTTAAAGGAGTAAGGATTGATCAAATTCAGACTAATTATGAAAAATCAGTTTCTGAACTAAAAAAGAATTTAGGTAGAATACAAACTGGGATTGACGATAACGAAAAATTAATCTCAGAATATGAAAATACTCTTCGAATCGAAATATCAGGCGATAGACCAGGCTATGGAGATAGAGCAAAAAATTTGGAAAGATTAAAAAGCATAGCTGAAAATAAACTCATAGAATTAAAAAACAACAGCCTATACAAGTCTGTTTCAATTGATTTAAGAGCTGCTGAAGTTGAAAAACAAAAAAAAATAAAAAATATTGACAAAGAACTAGCCTCATTAGATGGTCTTTTGATTAGAATAAGAAAAGCACATCAAGAAGCAGGTTGGACTATAACAATTTTTATTACTTTACTGTTTATGGCAATAGAATTAACACCCATATTTTTCAAATTAATGTTAACCAAAACTACTTATGATTATCTCGCAGAAAACAGAGATGAATTAATTAAAGCTGATTATGGAATAGAAGTGAAATATGATTATTACAAAGACAAGCAGGGTATTGAAAAACATTTAACTATTAATCACGAAGCTGAAAAATTAATTTATGAAAAGATAAAAGTTACCGAAATTCAAAAGGAGTTAACTGACTATGCAATTCAAAAGTATAAAGAACGTGAAAAGAAAAAAATAGATGAAAATTTAGATACTTATATAAAGTCTATCGACAAAAATGAACAAGACGTATAA
- a CDS encoding DUF4339 domain-containing protein: protein MKKYFLHDGTESSGPFDFEELITQKITPKTPVWFEGMEKWKFAGEIPELQSIFKVSPPPLDIKKEEPIPQKTAVKLAKKQIFSLSRPTFFIICAAIVLLAGISYLKNLEETRSRELRIKNHKTEVENYQLELKEKEIEEQKKMQAEAEKAAAERALEQQKQAKTDRIIEIDKLIAISQSNLEASKRKLNNASGFKILRSSTEKKEELNALQLQIDSIYKDIDQLKIESNQLKLDLEKIP, encoded by the coding sequence ATGAAAAAATATTTCCTTCACGACGGTACCGAAAGCAGTGGTCCTTTTGATTTTGAAGAATTAATTACCCAAAAAATCACCCCCAAAACGCCTGTGTGGTTCGAAGGAATGGAAAAATGGAAATTTGCGGGAGAAATCCCTGAATTGCAGTCTATTTTTAAGGTCAGTCCTCCTCCATTGGATATCAAAAAGGAGGAACCCATACCCCAAAAAACTGCGGTTAAACTAGCCAAAAAACAAATCTTTAGCCTAAGTCGCCCGACTTTTTTTATCATTTGTGCCGCCATTGTGCTCTTGGCAGGCATCTCCTATTTGAAAAACCTTGAAGAAACCAGAAGCCGAGAATTGCGCATCAAAAACCATAAAACCGAAGTCGAAAATTACCAACTAGAGCTGAAAGAAAAAGAAATTGAGGAGCAAAAGAAAATGCAGGCCGAGGCCGAAAAAGCCGCTGCGGAAAGAGCCCTTGAACAACAAAAACAAGCCAAAACCGACAGAATTATCGAGATCGATAAATTAATCGCCATCTCGCAATCGAATCTTGAAGCGAGCAAAAGAAAATTGAACAATGCCTCAGGTTTCAAAATATTGAGAAGTTCGACGGAAAAGAAAGAGGAACTCAATGCCCTGCAACTGCAAATCGATTCCATCTACAAAGATATTGACCAACTCAAAATTGAATCGAATCAGTTGAAATTGGATTTGGAGAAAATACCGTGA
- a CDS encoding DUF1826 domain-containing protein, producing MTHPFSNNSQIGLVSTFSELVNTDFKGERNALCWYRHLEGDFAAIVNQLQLKGNITVVQPEDLLALQLSEQGSVARDIILNDWQLLTDFGASPSLNLLKCYERDEEFDFISTDVYSFHVDRSPIATDTFLCTYHGAASDIIANAQAEQKILIPEIREKLAALHNGPAEELEDFFKENYFDLHYQAQPNATPVNLGLGHLWRLAVDHPEQQVLPCIHRAPVEKEGEYRLLLIC from the coding sequence ATGACCCATCCATTTTCCAACAACAGCCAAATTGGACTAGTCTCCACTTTTTCAGAATTGGTAAACACGGATTTTAAAGGAGAACGAAATGCCCTCTGCTGGTACCGCCATTTGGAAGGCGATTTTGCTGCCATTGTCAACCAACTCCAACTCAAAGGAAACATCACCGTAGTACAGCCAGAAGACTTATTGGCACTCCAACTTTCGGAACAGGGGAGTGTAGCGAGAGATATCATCTTAAACGATTGGCAATTGTTAACTGATTTTGGGGCTTCGCCCTCGCTCAATTTATTGAAATGTTACGAACGGGATGAGGAGTTCGATTTCATCTCGACCGATGTGTATTCCTTTCATGTGGATCGTTCGCCCATAGCCACAGATACTTTTTTGTGTACCTATCACGGAGCGGCTAGTGATATTATTGCAAATGCCCAAGCGGAGCAAAAAATCCTAATTCCTGAAATTAGAGAAAAGTTGGCAGCCCTGCACAACGGCCCAGCGGAAGAATTGGAAGACTTTTTTAAAGAAAACTACTTCGATTTGCATTATCAGGCGCAACCCAATGCCACGCCTGTCAATTTAGGACTAGGACACCTCTGGCGCCTGGCGGTGGATCATCCGGAACAACAAGTGCTGCCTTGCATTCACAGAGCTCCCGTAGAAAAGGAAGGGGAATATCGGTTGTTGTTGATTTGTTAA
- a CDS encoding endonuclease/exonuclease/phosphatase family protein, with product MKKFIYCIFLFTSTLFSQVKLLSWNIENLGQSKSNGEISFIANTVKDYDIVAIQEVVAGDGGAQAVAKLADELNRKGAKWDYTISDPTSSSAYKTERYAFLWKTNRVKKIGKAWLEVNYHLEIDREPYLCTFQYENKQFTVVNFHAITKKMQPETEIKYFKFLPSAYPSLNLIFVGDFNCPQSHTVFNPLKKMGYQPIFMNQKTSLKKECVTGDCLASEFDNIFYDTKITKLNSGVLPFYKDFNSLKEARMISDHIPIWFAFSVN from the coding sequence TTGAAAAAGTTTATTTACTGTATTTTCCTATTCACCTCTACCCTATTCTCCCAAGTCAAACTCCTTTCCTGGAACATAGAAAATTTGGGGCAATCGAAATCAAACGGCGAAATCAGTTTTATAGCCAACACAGTCAAAGATTATGACATTGTAGCTATACAGGAAGTCGTGGCAGGTGATGGTGGTGCGCAAGCGGTGGCGAAACTCGCTGATGAACTCAACAGAAAAGGAGCGAAATGGGATTATACTATCAGTGACCCTACTAGTAGTAGTGCCTATAAAACGGAGCGGTATGCTTTTTTATGGAAAACGAATCGGGTAAAAAAGATAGGGAAAGCGTGGCTAGAAGTAAACTACCATTTAGAGATTGACAGAGAGCCTTACCTCTGCACTTTTCAATATGAAAACAAACAATTTACGGTCGTCAATTTTCACGCCATAACCAAGAAAATGCAACCGGAAACAGAGATCAAATATTTTAAATTTTTACCTAGTGCATATCCCAGTTTGAATCTGATTTTTGTTGGCGATTTCAACTGTCCCCAATCGCACACGGTTTTCAATCCTTTGAAGAAGATGGGTTATCAACCTATTTTTATGAATCAGAAGACCTCTTTGAAAAAAGAATGTGTTACCGGAGATTGCCTAGCATCGGAATTTGACAATATTTTTTACGATACAAAAATTACGAAACTAAATTCTGGAGTTCTTCCTTTTTACAAAGATTTCAATTCTTTGAAGGAAGCCCGAATGATTTCTGATCATATCCCAATTTGGTTTGCCTTTTCTGTAAACTGA
- a CDS encoding paraquat-inducible protein A — translation MIDKITNIIHEEPFIGKDGLSYIKITKEILTPRKTYLKGTITGKYRGSKLPDENDKSELFDFEIYEAEVLCNSLDDFRKNQAFIFPNDFKNLSNETKIKGTVFPKDKLPKTLPVLIKANEKSFGVNVLEPQLFEFDIIHKLHQTNGDEVFGTFDAFITGYVLDYEREEIEEVVGPIVKAPVINVPIKPIKPTSCKCSTIETGKTETKGDYIRKEFKCKNHNDNVWGDWKYNKEEPFGCMGCFSQIFAIIAVLIGLFFLIQLFPFLLIFVGFYLVLFLIGFLAPYFKWIFRILGILFLIVFLGSLVKTCSGSSQHYSPTPLIVDTPREVNPVIEPIVDTTTTNAIDTLQKPKLDSIITRFRRWKDYSGKNYEGKYQIRVSDFNKARYYKNNLNLNQRSINSYDKVVFSLKEFDKNRFNSVYNLFDSIGKANQLSKIKFAEMIVTFVQDIPYVIVLNDGCDASLYNDKFTRNYILNRQGECDGNQRFGINTPVEFLTNLKGDCDTRTLLLYTIFSHYDYDVALMSSEFYGHSIIGINLPINGIAYIYNNQKYVLWETTAPNCEPGIIPNEISNLNNWRISLKSK, via the coding sequence ATGATTGATAAAATAACAAATATCATACATGAAGAACCTTTCATAGGAAAAGATGGTTTGTCCTATATCAAAATTACCAAGGAGATTTTAACACCTCGCAAAACGTATTTAAAAGGAACGATTACAGGAAAATATAGAGGAAGTAAATTACCCGATGAAAATGATAAATCCGAATTATTTGATTTTGAAATATATGAAGCCGAGGTTTTATGTAATTCTTTAGATGATTTCAGAAAGAACCAAGCTTTTATTTTCCCCAATGATTTTAAAAATCTTTCAAATGAAACTAAAATAAAAGGAACAGTTTTTCCTAAAGATAAACTTCCAAAGACATTGCCGGTTTTAATCAAAGCAAATGAGAAGTCATTTGGAGTAAATGTCTTGGAACCACAACTGTTCGAATTTGATATTATCCACAAATTACATCAAACTAATGGAGACGAGGTTTTTGGTACATTCGATGCTTTTATAACGGGTTACGTTCTTGATTATGAAAGAGAAGAAATTGAAGAAGTTGTTGGGCCAATTGTTAAGGCACCAGTTATTAATGTACCTATTAAACCCATTAAACCTACTTCTTGTAAATGTAGCACTATAGAAACTGGAAAAACAGAAACAAAAGGAGATTACATTAGAAAAGAATTTAAATGCAAAAACCATAATGACAATGTATGGGGAGACTGGAAATACAATAAAGAAGAGCCTTTTGGTTGTATGGGTTGCTTTAGTCAAATTTTTGCCATCATAGCTGTTTTGATAGGACTATTCTTTTTGATACAATTATTTCCGTTTCTACTAATTTTTGTAGGTTTCTATTTGGTGTTATTTTTAATAGGTTTTCTTGCACCATATTTTAAATGGATTTTTAGAATATTAGGAATTTTATTCTTGATTGTTTTTCTTGGTTCATTAGTTAAAACTTGTTCTGGTTCATCCCAGCATTATAGTCCAACTCCCCTTATTGTTGATACTCCCAGAGAGGTAAATCCAGTTATCGAGCCAATTGTAGATACAACAACTACTAACGCGATTGACACTCTTCAAAAACCAAAATTAGACAGTATAATAACGCGATTTAGAAGATGGAAAGATTATAGCGGCAAAAATTATGAAGGAAAGTATCAAATAAGAGTAAGCGATTTTAATAAAGCCCGTTATTATAAAAATAATTTGAATTTAAACCAAAGATCCATCAATTCATATGACAAAGTAGTTTTTAGTTTAAAAGAATTTGATAAAAATAGATTCAATAGTGTTTATAATCTTTTTGATAGCATTGGTAAAGCAAACCAATTAAGTAAAATTAAGTTTGCAGAAATGATTGTTACTTTTGTTCAGGACATTCCATATGTAATAGTGTTAAATGATGGTTGTGATGCGAGCCTATATAATGACAAATTTACTAGGAATTATATACTAAATCGTCAAGGGGAGTGTGATGGCAACCAACGTTTTGGAATAAATACTCCAGTAGAATTTTTAACCAATTTAAAAGGTGATTGTGATACAAGAACATTATTGCTTTATACAATATTTTCTCATTACGATTACGATGTAGCCTTAATGAGTAGCGAATTTTATGGTCATTCGATTATTGGAATAAATCTTCCAATAAACGGAATTGCATATATTTACAATAATCAAAAGTATGTGCTATGGGAAACCACTGCTCCAAATTGTGAACCTGGAATAATACCAAATGAAATTTCAAATTTAAATAACTGGAGAATCTCCTTAAAATCTAAATAA
- a CDS encoding Fic family protein, translated as MTKNHSFSDGNKRIAAFLFVWFLERNALLYNEGKKVIDDNALVALTLMIAESKPDDKDMMVKVIINLINNR; from the coding sequence GTGACCAAAAACCATTCGTTTTCAGATGGAAATAAGCGAATTGCTGCTTTTCTGTTTGTTTGGTTTCTGGAGCGAAATGCTTTGCTGTATAACGAAGGAAAAAAAGTAATTGACGATAATGCCCTAGTAGCATTAACCTTGATGATAGCCGAGTCGAAACCGGATGATAAAGACATGATGGTTAAAGTAATAATAAATTTGATTAACAATAGATAA
- a CDS encoding DUF4407 domain-containing protein translates to MNKTYNSIRLFLFTCSGEDNFILKRCKGEIQKRFALLGFFVLLIFVGCFFSATFFTYSLFDGGAKLMSIPVGIIWGTIIVNMYLLLLHTISPAIIPLSSKKKKRKINDLEEPKVQNTFLNLSMLLRMSFMVLLAIIIAQPLNVRLLSSTVATSIDKHKIQERVKLYSFTNKELIKNELLDQKEFVNKIKNRINSQIAPKLLERIQTINDKIYKDSLFIVNTSKLLKQLNLIEEKSFLIPQEIAKKEGILENLDSLLNNEVQSDNDFITSIDSITINGSLEDDFYKFKTNLIALVTEKINNYTVLNELLNKSNFYVKTIQLLLAENPVSWIVTLLVCLVFLLPIYFKYKVRDVSAAIFKTQELNEPEIIRLREELINTTNFNWLEKKIKSTNIKNIRTSDYYFQRMLIEHKIILEEYDIAKKKFSQTLTANVIQYNRNSLKKLLPLLEKLKQVNLAKYNEISKQIFEEYVDEEMIKYEYWLDCPFRTKKIHTPLIINNEIGLLNFVYNNTNEAEKQ, encoded by the coding sequence ATGAACAAGACGTATAACAGCATAAGGCTTTTTTTATTTACCTGTTCTGGTGAAGATAACTTCATACTAAAAAGATGTAAAGGAGAAATTCAGAAACGATTTGCTCTTTTAGGCTTTTTTGTGTTGCTAATCTTTGTAGGATGTTTTTTCAGCGCTACCTTTTTCACTTATTCATTATTTGACGGAGGAGCAAAATTGATGAGTATTCCAGTGGGAATCATCTGGGGTACAATAATAGTCAATATGTATTTACTTTTGCTACACACTATTTCACCCGCCATTATTCCCTTATCATCTAAAAAGAAAAAAAGAAAAATAAATGATTTAGAAGAACCAAAGGTTCAAAATACTTTTTTAAACTTATCTATGCTGCTCCGAATGAGTTTTATGGTGTTATTGGCAATCATAATAGCCCAACCACTAAACGTTCGTTTACTTTCTTCAACAGTTGCAACAAGCATTGATAAACACAAAATTCAAGAAAGAGTAAAGTTATATTCCTTTACAAATAAAGAATTAATAAAAAATGAACTTTTAGATCAAAAAGAGTTTGTTAATAAAATAAAAAATAGAATAAATAGTCAAATAGCTCCAAAATTATTAGAAAGAATACAAACAATTAATGACAAGATTTATAAAGATAGTTTGTTTATTGTTAACACATCAAAACTCTTAAAACAACTTAACTTAATCGAAGAAAAATCATTTCTAATTCCTCAAGAGATAGCCAAAAAAGAGGGGATTTTAGAAAATTTAGATAGTTTGCTAAATAATGAAGTACAATCTGACAATGATTTTATAACTTCTATCGATTCTATTACAATAAATGGAAGTTTGGAAGATGATTTTTATAAATTCAAAACTAATTTAATAGCATTAGTAACTGAAAAAATAAACAACTATACTGTTTTAAATGAATTATTGAATAAAAGTAATTTCTATGTCAAAACAATTCAATTGCTATTGGCTGAAAATCCAGTTTCTTGGATAGTTACTTTACTGGTATGTTTGGTGTTTTTATTACCCATTTACTTTAAATATAAGGTTCGTGATGTATCAGCAGCTATTTTTAAAACACAAGAACTAAATGAACCGGAAATTATTAGATTGAGAGAAGAATTAATAAATACTACTAATTTCAATTGGTTAGAAAAAAAGATAAAATCAACCAACATTAAAAATATAAGAACCTCAGATTATTATTTTCAAAGAATGCTAATTGAGCATAAAATAATATTGGAAGAATACGATATTGCTAAAAAGAAATTTTCCCAAACCCTTACGGCTAATGTTATACAGTACAATAGGAATTCATTGAAAAAATTACTTCCATTATTGGAAAAACTAAAACAGGTGAATCTTGCCAAATACAACGAAATCTCCAAACAAATTTTTGAAGAATATGTTGATGAAGAAATGATAAAATATGAATATTGGTTAGATTGCCCTTTTAGAACCAAAAAAATTCATACACCATTAATTATTAATAATGAAATTGGTCTTTTAAATTTCGTTTACAATAATACTAATGAAGCAGAAAAACAATAA